The genomic window ATCAGATGAAGATACATAGTGCCACGCCACAGTCACGGGTCGTGAGATACCGCTCCTCCGATCCGGGGTCCACCGACTCGTGCGATCGTCCTCCGAACGACCGGGTCCCTCGCGCGCTCCAGGCTCTGGCCGCCGATTCCACGGGGTGATCCCGCGATGGCACAGGAATCGGATTCGTCCCCGCCACCGCTGGCGTCTGACACCGACAATCCACTGAAGCGGTGGTTACTCATGACGGGCCGGCGGCTCTCCGTCACGCTGGCGCTCATGCTGGCCGTGTTCGTCACCATCCTCGCGCTCGCGCTACTGGACCCGGTCAAGGTGCACGACCTCTTCGACGAGAAGACTGCAGGCCAGCAACTGTTCACAGCGCTCCTCAGTGGTGCGATTCTCCTGGTGTCCATCGTCGTTTCGATCAACTCGGTGACCCTCTCGGAGGAGATCACCGATCTCGAGAATCAGGAGCAGCGCATCCAGGCGACGCTCGACTACCATCGCCGCATCGAGGAGTACATCGAGGCCGAGGTCACCCCGGCGCGACCTGCGGATTTCTTGACTGCGGTGCTCTACGGCCTCGACCAGCAGGCCGAGGTCCTCGAAGAGACCGTCGACGCCGGCGGCAACGAACGGCTCAAGGAAGACGTCGCGGCTCTCACGTCGGGGATATCCACCGACGTCTTGCAGGCGCGCCGGCGACTCGAGGCCGCAGAGTGGGGAACGTTCGACGTTCTGCTCGCGGGATTGAACTACGACTACTCGAGCCACCTTCACGCGGTTCGGGGGCTGCGACACGAGCACGGGGACGCGCTCTCCGACGAGGAGCGACAGGCGCTCGAGGGCGTCGTCGACGTGCTCACCCACATCGGCACCAGTCGCGAGTACTTCAAGTCCCTCTACTACAAGCGAGAACTCGCCCTCCTCTCCAGTCGACTGCTCTACGTCGGCCTCCCGGTCATCGTGTTCACGTCGTACGTGATCCTCGCGCTGGACGCACAGCTATTCCCGCAGGTGTCGATGTTCGGGCTCTCGCCGGTGTTGCTCAGCGTCGCCTTCGCCTTCACCGTCGCGCTGGCGCCGTACCTGGTGCTCACGTCGTACGTGCTGCGAGCGACGGCGGTCACGCTCCAGACGCTCGCCGCGGGGCCGTTCATCCTCCACGACGGCTCCAACATCGAGGGGCTCGACTGGGAAGTCTCTGGGGACGGTCGCGAGTGGACGGCCGTCGGCGGACACGAACAGCTCTCGGAGGAACTCGACGACGATTAGCCCGTCGCTGGCGGCGGGTGGCCCTGCAGCCCTTTCCGCGGGGCCAACGTCTTAATACGGGACCGGGCTACCGCCGTCCGTGTCGGTCCCCAACCCCCTCCGCTGGCTCCTGCTGGCGGTCGGCCGGCGGCTCGCCGCCCTCGACCTGGTCGATCGCGAGCGGATCGAGCGGGCGACGGACCTCTCCTGGCCCCGGATCGTCACCGGCCTCGCCAGGATGTCGAAGTCCGTGGCCGACGTCGCGATGGTCGGCATCGCGCTCGGGCCCGCTGCGATCGCCGGCGTCGGCTTCGGCGGGGCGTTCTGGGGGCTCGCCTTCGCGCTCGGCGGCGGCGTCGCCGGGGGGACGATCTCGCTGGTCTCCCAGCGCTACGGCGCTGAAGCCTACGACGAACTGAGCACCGTCGTCACCAGTTCCGCCGTCGCAGCCGTCCTGATTACGATGCCGATCGCCGTCCTCTTCGCAGCGATTCCGGAGACGCTCATCGGCCTCGTCGGCAGTGGCGCGGGCGACCAGTCCGTCGAATACGGCGCAACCTACCTTCGGATTCTCTCGATCGGCGTTCCACTCGCCGGCCTCAACCTCATCGGGTCCCGGGCGCTGGTCGGTGCCGACGACGCGTGGACGCCGATGCTCGTCCGCGGGGGCGGCGCCATCGTGAACATCGGGCTGAACGCGACCTTCATCTTCGGTCTGGGGCTGGGTGTCACCGGCGCTGCGCTGGGGACGGTGCTCGGAAACGTCCTCGTCGCCGGAACGTTCGCCGCGGGGCTGCTCCGTGGCAGCCTCCCGGTAATCGGCGAGTTCCCGGTGACGGTGTCACTTCGAGACGCACCGATCTTCGACCGGGGAATCCTCCGGGATCTCGGGCGGA from Salinarchaeum sp. Harcht-Bsk1 includes these protein-coding regions:
- a CDS encoding MATE family efflux transporter, whose amino-acid sequence is MSVPNPLRWLLLAVGRRLAALDLVDRERIERATDLSWPRIVTGLARMSKSVADVAMVGIALGPAAIAGVGFGGAFWGLAFALGGGVAGGTISLVSQRYGAEAYDELSTVVTSSAVAAVLITMPIAVLFAAIPETLIGLVGSGAGDQSVEYGATYLRILSIGVPLAGLNLIGSRALVGADDAWTPMLVRGGGAIVNIGLNATFIFGLGLGVTGAALGTVLGNVLVAGTFAAGLLRGSLPVIGEFPVTVSLRDAPIFDRGILRDLGRIASPLVLSNTAGNAARFPLLFLVGQFGETTVAAYVIGRQVRNLLNTPGWGFSLASSSLVGQELGAGDEQAAGAYGRDILRYAVTVYAIGAIGAVIFARPIAMAFVNEASTLPLATTFVRVASLSVIFWGVSGAATGPLRASGDTRWPFYANLLGRYGFAIPLAMAGVWTPLGLWAIYASILAETVVPAAVNYHRFATGKWKAVSREFRPDTVPADD